The Thermoanaerobaculia bacterium region GAAGCGACCGAGCTCGCCCGGCGCCGACCGTGTCCCTTCGGGAAAGGAGACCAGGCTGGCGCCTGCGGCGAGCAGCTCGCCGGCCGCGCTGACACTCGAGAGCGCCTTGCGGCGCGCGCTGCGATCGACGAAGACCATGCCCATCGCGGAGATGTACCAGCCGAGAAACGGCACCCGCGCGAGCTCCTGCTTGGCGATGAAATGGAGCGGCGCCGGCACGGCGGCAAAGAGCACCGGGATGTCGAGCCAGGATTGATGGTTGGCGACGAAAAAGCAGGGGCGCCGCAGGTCGAGGCGTTCGCGACCGACGATCCGCAGGCGCGACAGACCGATGGCGACGATGCCGGGCGCCCAGACATGGCGCGCCAGCCAGAGCGCCGGCCCGCGCCGCCGGCCGACCGAAGCCACGATCAGGGCGACGCTGATCCAGAACGCGGACCAGAGCCAGGTCGCCAGGAGCTGCAGCGCATTGACCGGCAGCCAGAGGAGGTCGATGATGGGTCTCGGCTTCATGCACCGAGCGGCAGCCGGCTCGCCGCCTCCGCGAGCAAGGGGTCGTCGAGCTCGCCTCTTGCCTGCCGCGCGACGGCGG contains the following coding sequences:
- a CDS encoding 1-acyl-sn-glycerol-3-phosphate acyltransferase, with translation MKPRPIIDLLWLPVNALQLLATWLWSAFWISVALIVASVGRRRGPALWLARHVWAPGIVAIGLSRLRIVGRERLDLRRPCFFVANHQSWLDIPVLFAAVPAPLHFIAKQELARVPFLGWYISAMGMVFVDRSARRKALSSVSAAGELLAAGASLVSFPEGTRSAPGELGRFKTGGFAAVLDSPARAVDVVPVGIVGAGRILPRGGFKVRPGRVEVRFGEPIPVAGFEREERGALARRAEAAVAALLGLPARAASANAADPPSTAIPAAPRESPEESAARRATAPAGRSV